One stretch of Jiangella gansuensis DSM 44835 DNA includes these proteins:
- a CDS encoding ABC transporter permease — protein MTTPSTPAAVTPPPGPGPAGSAAAGPRAMWAGNPWVSFLARRLVRLVASVVVLVTLAFLMIHLIPGDPVRASLGITAPPDLVEARRESLGLNDPLHVQYLDYVRGLFAGDLGTSMTSNVPVAETIGQRLPATASLAVAAFVLVMLVAIPLGLGMAVLTRGGRRRGAELGFTSSSAVVAAIPEFLLAVGLVFVFGVTLGWFPVAGRTDATSYVLPVLALSLGPALLMARIVRVEALAVLGEDFVRTARAKRLPPWRVYLRHVFPNALTSTLTIGGLLLSGMIVGTVLVENVFAWPGMGMTIVSSILSKDYPLVQGIVLVYGVAVLLVNLVVDLLLALADPRSTIREG, from the coding sequence TGGGCCGGCAACCCGTGGGTGTCGTTCCTGGCCCGCCGCCTGGTTCGGCTGGTCGCGTCGGTGGTGGTGCTGGTGACGCTGGCGTTCCTGATGATCCACCTGATCCCGGGCGACCCGGTGCGCGCGTCGCTGGGGATCACCGCGCCGCCGGACCTGGTCGAGGCCCGGCGGGAGAGCCTCGGCCTGAACGACCCCCTGCACGTGCAGTACCTCGACTACGTGCGCGGCCTGTTCGCCGGTGACCTCGGCACGTCGATGACGTCCAACGTCCCGGTGGCGGAGACGATCGGCCAGCGGCTGCCGGCGACGGCGTCCCTGGCGGTCGCGGCGTTCGTCCTGGTCATGCTGGTCGCGATTCCGCTCGGGCTCGGCATGGCGGTGCTGACCCGGGGTGGGCGGCGCCGCGGTGCCGAACTGGGCTTCACCTCCTCCAGCGCGGTGGTCGCGGCCATCCCGGAGTTCCTGCTGGCCGTCGGGCTGGTGTTCGTGTTCGGTGTGACGCTCGGCTGGTTCCCGGTGGCCGGGCGGACCGATGCGACGTCGTACGTCCTGCCGGTGCTGGCGCTGTCGCTCGGCCCGGCGCTGCTGATGGCGCGGATCGTGCGGGTCGAGGCGCTGGCGGTGCTCGGCGAGGACTTCGTCCGCACCGCGCGGGCCAAGCGGCTGCCGCCGTGGCGGGTGTACCTGCGCCACGTCTTCCCCAACGCGCTGACCTCGACGCTCACCATCGGCGGACTGCTGCTCAGCGGGATGATCGTCGGGACGGTGCTGGTGGAGAACGTCTTCGCCTGGCCCGGCATGGGCATGACGATCGTCTCGTCGATCCTCTCGAAGGACTACCCGCTGGTGCAGGGGATCGTGCTGGTCTACGGCGTCGCCGTGCTGCTGGTGAACCTCGTCGTCGACCTGCTGCTCGCGTTGGCCGACCCGCGCTCGACGATCCGGGAGGGCTGA
- a CDS encoding dipeptide/oligopeptide/nickel ABC transporter permease/ATP-binding protein — protein sequence MRREHWRAALRNPVGATAAVLLFALAVLAVVAPMLWGDAAEETDPAALSQGSTGEHLLGTDALGRDILLRVLVATRYSLGLALLATAISVLVGVLLGVLPAVLGRRSGRMVVAAVNLAVAFPALLLALFFAVVFGVGARGAVLAIGAAGAPSFARLVQTTVSSVAGRDFVAAARVAGVGRFRLVTRHLLPNAGEPLVVNATVMAGSALLAFAGLSFLGLGVQPPAYDWGRLLGEGLDRIYLNPAAALAPGIAVVAAGLAFTLLGESIAQVVGLRAARPGPAPADGSPATDPAPAAPAAPAAAAGRQPDSDAVLAVEGLRVGFPGAGPDGWTYPVDGVDLSVRRGETVGIVGESGSGKSLTALSVARLAPEHAVVTADRLDVAGIPLGGDGGSTDDAELRRKLGTRLAMVFQDPMTSFNPSMRVGWQLAEVTRVHEGQGRRAALARAVDRLRTVRVPAAQRRAHQYPHEFSGGMRQRAMIAMGLMSEPELIIADEPTTALDVTVQRQVLRLLKDVQRETGAAVVLISHDIAVVAQLCQRIVVMYAGRVVEELPAGRLDQAAHPYTRALLGSVPDLTTDRDEPLTTIPGRPPDPSDRPAGCSFAPRCSFADDACRADPRLAVVAPGQRAACWHPRVESGPGPTSGELSTLPGGVKRA from the coding sequence ATGCGTCGTGAGCACTGGCGCGCCGCGCTGCGCAACCCGGTCGGGGCGACGGCGGCGGTGCTGCTGTTCGCACTGGCCGTGCTGGCGGTGGTGGCGCCCATGCTGTGGGGCGACGCGGCGGAGGAGACCGACCCGGCCGCGTTGTCGCAAGGCTCGACCGGCGAGCACCTGCTCGGCACCGACGCGCTGGGCCGCGACATCCTGCTGCGTGTCCTGGTGGCGACCCGGTACTCGCTGGGACTGGCGCTGCTGGCGACGGCGATCTCCGTGCTCGTCGGGGTGCTGCTGGGGGTGCTCCCGGCGGTGCTGGGCCGGCGGTCCGGCCGGATGGTGGTCGCGGCGGTGAACCTGGCGGTCGCGTTCCCCGCGCTACTGCTGGCGCTGTTCTTCGCGGTGGTGTTCGGGGTCGGTGCCCGCGGTGCGGTGCTGGCGATCGGTGCGGCCGGAGCGCCGTCGTTCGCCCGGCTGGTGCAGACGACGGTGTCGTCGGTCGCGGGCCGCGACTTCGTGGCGGCCGCGCGGGTGGCCGGCGTCGGCCGGTTCCGGCTGGTGACGCGGCACCTGCTGCCCAACGCCGGCGAGCCGCTGGTGGTGAACGCGACGGTGATGGCGGGGTCGGCGTTGCTGGCGTTCGCCGGCCTGTCGTTCCTCGGGCTGGGCGTGCAGCCACCGGCCTACGACTGGGGCCGCCTCCTCGGTGAGGGCCTGGACCGGATCTACCTGAACCCGGCGGCGGCCCTGGCACCCGGCATCGCCGTCGTAGCGGCGGGGCTCGCGTTCACCCTGCTCGGTGAGTCGATCGCTCAGGTGGTCGGCCTGCGGGCGGCGCGGCCGGGGCCGGCGCCCGCGGACGGGTCACCCGCCACCGACCCGGCGCCGGCGGCACCGGCGGCACCGGCCGCCGCGGCTGGCCGTCAGCCGGACTCTGACGCCGTCCTCGCGGTCGAAGGGCTGCGCGTGGGCTTCCCCGGTGCCGGCCCGGACGGCTGGACGTATCCCGTCGACGGCGTGGATCTCTCGGTCCGCCGCGGTGAGACGGTGGGCATCGTGGGGGAGTCGGGCTCCGGGAAGAGCCTCACGGCGCTCAGCGTGGCCCGGCTGGCGCCGGAGCACGCCGTCGTCACCGCCGACCGGCTCGACGTCGCCGGCATCCCGCTCGGAGGGGACGGCGGCAGCACCGATGACGCGGAGCTGCGCAGGAAGCTGGGCACCCGGCTGGCCATGGTGTTCCAGGACCCGATGACGTCGTTCAACCCGTCGATGCGGGTCGGGTGGCAGCTGGCCGAGGTGACCCGGGTGCACGAGGGGCAGGGCCGGCGCGCGGCGCTGGCCCGCGCCGTGGACCGGCTGCGCACGGTGCGGGTCCCGGCGGCTCAGCGACGCGCGCACCAGTACCCGCACGAGTTCTCCGGCGGCATGCGGCAGCGCGCGATGATCGCGATGGGACTCATGAGCGAACCCGAGCTGATCATCGCCGACGAGCCCACCACGGCTCTCGACGTCACCGTGCAGCGGCAGGTGCTGCGGCTGCTCAAGGACGTGCAGCGCGAGACCGGCGCGGCCGTGGTGCTGATCTCGCACGACATCGCGGTGGTGGCGCAGCTGTGCCAGCGCATCGTCGTCATGTACGCGGGCCGGGTGGTGGAGGAGCTGCCGGCCGGCCGGCTGGACCAGGCCGCCCACCCGTACACGCGGGCGCTGCTCGGTTCCGTGCCGGATCTGACGACCGACCGTGACGAGCCGCTGACCACCATCCCGGGCCGACCGCCGGACCCGTCCGACCGCCCGGCGGGCTGCTCGTTCGCGCCGCGCTGTTCGTTCGCCGACGACGCGTGCCGGGCCGACCCGCGGCTGGCCGTCGTCGCGCCCGGGCAGCGGGCCGCGTGCTGGCACCCGCGGGTCGAGTCCGGGCCCGGCCCCACTTCTGGAGAGTTATCGACCCTTCCGGGCGGAGTGAAGCGTGCATGA
- a CDS encoding ABC transporter ATP-binding protein — MRELAFHGVTVRFGTGRSALAAVDGVDLTVPAGSVVGLVGESGSGKSTLAKAAVGLVPTSGGEIRLDGAALRTRRDRRRLQMVFQDPYASLDPRMSIGASIAEAIPGRVGRADRAAEVSRLLELVDLDPARARSLPSGLSGGQRQRVALARALAARPDVVLADEITSALDVSVQGSVLNLVRDLRRQLGLTMLFISHNLAVVRYVSDVIAVMYLGRIVEAGPAAQVLTEPRHPYTRTLLDAAPRFDAGLDDPVPADSPLLDDEPPSPHDPPPGCRFHRRCPIGPLTTPERTICVEQDPQAGAADRPHRAACHFASEPVQLEVPAP, encoded by the coding sequence GTGAGGGAGCTGGCGTTCCATGGCGTGACGGTGCGCTTCGGCACCGGGCGGTCCGCGCTGGCCGCCGTCGACGGTGTCGACCTCACCGTCCCGGCCGGTTCGGTGGTCGGCCTGGTCGGCGAATCCGGCTCCGGCAAGTCGACGCTGGCCAAGGCCGCGGTCGGCCTCGTCCCCACCAGCGGCGGCGAGATCCGGCTCGACGGCGCCGCGCTGCGCACTCGCCGCGACCGGCGCCGCCTGCAGATGGTGTTCCAGGACCCGTACGCCTCACTGGACCCGCGGATGAGCATCGGCGCGTCGATCGCCGAGGCGATCCCGGGCCGCGTCGGGCGAGCCGACCGGGCCGCCGAGGTGTCCCGGCTGCTCGAACTCGTGGACCTGGACCCGGCCCGGGCCCGCTCGCTGCCGTCCGGGCTGTCCGGCGGTCAGCGGCAGCGGGTCGCGCTGGCCCGGGCCCTGGCCGCCCGGCCGGACGTCGTGCTGGCCGACGAGATCACCTCGGCGCTGGACGTCTCGGTGCAGGGCTCGGTGCTGAACCTGGTCCGCGACCTGCGCCGGCAGCTCGGCCTCACCATGCTGTTCATCTCCCACAACCTGGCCGTGGTCCGCTACGTCAGCGACGTCATCGCCGTCATGTACCTGGGCCGCATCGTCGAGGCCGGACCGGCCGCGCAGGTGCTCACCGAGCCCCGGCACCCCTATACGCGCACCCTGCTGGACGCCGCGCCTCGCTTCGACGCCGGACTGGACGACCCCGTCCCGGCCGACAGCCCGCTGCTGGACGACGAGCCGCCGTCGCCGCACGACCCGCCGCCGGGCTGCCGCTTCCACCGCCGCTGCCCGATCGGCCCGCTGACCACGCCCGAGCGCACCATCTGCGTGGAGCAGGACCCGCAGGCCGGTGCCGCCGACCGCCCGCACCGCGCCGCCTGCCACTTCGCGTCCGAGCCGGTCCAACTGGAGGTCCCCGCGCCATGA